The following proteins are encoded in a genomic region of Agelaius phoeniceus isolate bAgePho1 unplaced genomic scaffold, bAgePho1.hap1 Scaffold_113, whole genome shotgun sequence:
- the LOC129132375 gene encoding olfactory receptor 14J1-like, which yields MSNSSCIRHFLLLALADTRQLQLLHFCLLLGISLAALLGNGLIISAVACGHHLHTPMFFFLLNLALADLGSICTTVPKAMHNSLWDTSNISYTGCAAQLFFFLFFISAEYFLLTIMCYDRHVSICKPLHYGTLLGSRACAHMAAAAWASGFLYSLLHTANTFSLPLCHGNALGQFFCEIPQILKLSCSHSYLREHGLVAVSACLLFGCFVFMVFSYVQIFRVVLRIPSEQGRHKAFSTCLPHLVVVSLFLSSAIFAHLKPPSISSPSLDLAVSVLYSVVPPALNPPIYSLRNQELKAAVRRLMTGCFQEH from the coding sequence atgtccaacagcagctgcatcaggcacttcctgctgctggcattggcagacacgcggcagctgcagctcctgcacttctgcctcttgctgggcatctccctggctgccctcctgggcaacggcctcatcatcagcgccgtagcctgcggccaccacctgcacacgcccatgttcttcttcctgctcaacctggccctcgctgacctgggctccatctgcaccactgtccccaaagccatgcacaattccctctgggacaccagcaacatctcctacactggatgtgctgcacagctctttttctttctgttcttcatttcagcagagtatttcctcctgaccatcatgtgctacgaccgccacgtgtccatctgcaaacccctgcactacgggaccctcctgggcagcagagcttgtgcccacatggcagcagctgcctgggccagtggctttctctattcactgctgcacacggccaatacattttctctgcccctgtgccatggcaatgccctgggccagtttttctgtgaaatcccacagatcctcaagctttCCTGCTCACATTCCTACCTCAGGGAACATGGGCTAGTTGCAGTTAGTGCCTGCTTActatttggctgttttgtgttcatggttttctcctatgtgcagatcttcagagtcgtgctgaggatcccctctgagcagggacggcacaaagccttttccacctgcctccctcacctggtcgttgtctccctgttcctcagcagtGCCATATTTGCTCACCTGAAACCGCCATCCatctcatccccatccctggatctggcagtgtcagttctgtactctgtggtgcctccagccctgaaccctcccatctacagcctgaggaaccaggagctcaaggctgcagtgaggagactgatgactggatgctttcaggaacattaa